From Xyrauchen texanus isolate HMW12.3.18 chromosome 15, RBS_HiC_50CHRs, whole genome shotgun sequence:
atgtaccgttgcgtggtcctcgaacactcctccacactcaggcggacgacagccgctccaaccccgggcaaaccggagtgaaaccttcgacccccagcgggcagaacgcgcctccgctttcctggcagcaaatggggacactcctccgcccctggcagcggccctaccgctccaggcggtcggagagtttcttccctcctcccctcgcggacggcggtctccctcgacccctccgcatctctGGGGACGGCCCCCCatttgcagcgaattattgagatGTACTGCCATTTATAAGGCATGTTGTTTAGAACAGTTGTTAGTTGAGGGAGCTATATTGCTGCTGTTGTTTCTAACAACTGTTTCTGCACGATGTCGGTCTCAGTAAAAGTTCATTTGGTATCTGTGGAGtttggggttttggaaagagggggtggggctaatccaacagctcagtctCAGTATAAacagctaaaatcgcttacagcaccattAAGGCAAATTTATTTGTAGACGAACAATGCATAGGACATTTAACTTGAAGTAATTTGCATTGTTTTATGGTGGAAGTTacagggaaagttcacccaaaatgaaaattcggtcatcatATACTTAGCCTTATGTCTTCCGAACttgaatgaatttctttcttcctcaGAGCACAAAAGATGATAAACAAAATGTTAGGATCTGACAGcttcagtcgccattcactttcagaGTACGgagaaaaaaacagcagcatcaacatttattaacatttcaacatttattaactgtaagcctttctactcgccacCGGAtttttcctcgtttattctggtgagtgtgtatatcGCGCCAAACACATGCGTGAgcgcagcgctgcaacagctggctgatcataTCACAGAACACCAAAACTCAgactcaattattattattcttggggattttaataaagcaaatctcacacgtgaactgcccaaatataAACAGCACATTACCtgcccaaccagagacagaaatatactggttcattgctacacaacaataaaggatgcatatcactctgtcaCTAGATCagtttgggactctctgatcactgtctggttcatcttcttccagcctacaggcagaaattaaaatcaaccaagccagtagAGTTGGACCAAGCAGAGCGGGAACTAGAAGCCTGCTTCGATTGCacggattggagtgtttttgaggctgcagccacaggacgagctcacagatgctgttacatcatacatcagtttctgtgaggatatttgCATTCCTATTAGGACttatttatcattcaataacgatataccatggtttacaggaaaacacagacagctttgtcaggccaaagaggatgcttacaggggtggggataaagtagTGTACAGTCAGGCCAGAAatacactgaatagggaaatcagagtggctaaaagaagttactctgagaagctggaaaacaagttttcagctaacgaccctgcatcagtgtggagtggcatgactcacaactcacaaattacaggactcctacccccaaccctgtggtggaccaacaaatGGCTGATGACCTGGATGTGTTTAACTGTacatttgaaaggcccaatctcacaccccacatccactctgaccttcacttcagaCAAACATCAACACCTTATGCAACAACCCACCCCCTCCTGCTCAAAAGACGGGGAAGGCTTCAGGCCtagatggcgtctcaccagcgtgtCTTCGATCCTGtactaaccaactggcccccatcttcacacagatcttcaatagatcactggagcagtgtgaagtcccatgctgcttcaaacactcaatcattatccctgtcccaaaaaaaataagaaatcacaggaattaatgactacagacctgtcgctctgacatctgtggtcatgaaatcatttgagagactggttttggcccacctgaagaacatcactgtaccctttctagatcctcttcaatttgcttatcatgcaaacaggtctgtgggtaatgcagtcaacatgggattgcatcatatcctgcaacatctggacagaccagggacatatgcaaggatcctttttgtggacttcagttcagctttcaacaccataatcccagctattctctaaattacaccaactctctgttcccacctctatctgtcagtggatgaccagctttctgacggacaggcagcagctagtgagacaggggaaattcacttccagcacctgtacaatcaacactggtgccccccagggatgtgtgctctccccactactcttcttcctctacacaaatgactgcaccaccaaagacccctctgtcaagctcttgaagtttgcagacaacactactgtaatcggcctcatccgagatgatgatgagtctgcatatagaagggaggttgaacagctggctgtctggtgcagttaaaacaaccttgagctgaacacgctcaaaacggtggagatgattgtggtctttaggaggaacaccccaacattgaccccctcaccattctaaacagcactgtggcagcagtggagtcattcaggttcctgggaaCTACCATcgcacaggacctgaagtgggagacacagactgactccactgtgaaaaaggcccagcaggggttgtacttccttcaccagctgaggaagttcaacctgccccaggcgctgctgatacagttacactctgcagtcattgagtctgtcctctgcactgcaataactgtctggtttggtgtagctacaaaatcagacatcagaagactacaaaggacagttcagtctgctgagaggattattggttgccccctgtccGCCCTTTAAGAACTATACACTatttctgccatttcattcctctgaaaaaaataaaaataaattgcactgtacataacagatttgtattttgcactgtacataacagataacagatttgtattataattgcactatgtatgtgtgtatgtaagtatgtgtataataatttttattattttgatatgtcttgctgctgttattgtattgttgtgcactagaagctcctgtcactgagacaaattccttgtatgtgtaactctacttggcaataaagctcattctgatcaTTATTCTACAGAATTTCTTCTCTTGTTTTCCttgaaataaagaaagtcatatgggaatggaataacatgagggtgagaaaattataacAGAATCTTAATTCTTGTGTAAACATAAGTAACATCAAAGATCAATATTTTTGAAATATCACATGAAATGAATTACTCTGATTTGCTAATACGTAGATGTATATGTATTCTTTATAGGTATGCACATATATTCTGCTTTGTGTCAcaaattaaaaacacttaaacAGACACATTTGATAGGTTAATGTTTTATAGGTtaataaacaaaccaataaaaATCGAAATTTCCAATCAAATATATCCCCTGGTACTGGTGTAAGTACCCCCTAGGATATATATGTGCTTCTCTGGTTGGGAATCATTGTGTTACCTCACACCTGTGACCAGCAGAATAAAACCCCTCTGCACAGCATGGCTCTCCTGTGCCTGTAAGACATTTGCGAAGGAGAGTGCTTTCTGTCCTTGTAGTCAATCACACTCAAAGTCACTCATCTGTCTTTCTAGCCTATCTTCCCTTCTGCCTGGCCTTTAGCTATTGAAATGGAGGGCACAAAGCGGGCAGGGTGCTCTATGGGAGCTTTCTCCTTCCCTCCCTATTTTGTTCTTCCTCGCAGCCCCACCAACAGCTCACTATTAGCAGTCATGTCCGTAGTATTTATATAAGCAAAGGTATGTCAATAGGCTTGGCACACAAATTTCATTCCTTTTATATTCTTTCCTCCCCCACTTTCCATTTTATCATGCCAGAACTTTAATTTCTATACAATACGTAACAAAAAGGACATGCAAACCATTGCTTGCATGATAAATCACATATTTGTTtagtaaattacattaaaaaaaaaaaaaaatattatcattgaGTACAGGAAAGTGCATTGAGAAATATTTTTAGTTATTAAAGAACTACATAGCAAAAATCCAATCAAATTATCTTTTCATGTATTTACAGCTACATGAATGATGTGTACTGATTTGGGCCCTACAAACTGACCAGAGCAAATCACGCTGCTTATTTCAGTTCCCCAAACAGGGTTTTTTCAAATCCCTAGGGGTTTGTGATGGAACTGCAAGGGGTTCGTGAGATAGTGATGAAGCAACATGATTACACAGGAAATTGACATGCTGCTtcagaatgttcatgtaccctgaaattgaccccattctgcaaaattactgacaagcggcatctcacATCTGcaatttttgcatcaatttaaacATATTCCCCCTTTTGTTGTGACGTTATTGTTAATGTGTTGCATGCACAATCTCCGAGACATCAGCTCTGGGCTGCATTTCACTTAAAATTTTTATGTCCTCCCCTTGCTAACTTTCCTCCATCTCCCGGACTCAGATGTATATCATTGCTTATGATGTGCGAGCGCCCACTACTGCAATGCAATGGAATAGAATGGCCTAAGCCATTGATCACTTAGAACATGTTATCGGTGATGCCATTTTGTGGAACTATTTAGCcatttttgcacctgagaaaacaTCACAGATTGATGCAATCATAGGTTTAAGTAAAGTTTAGTTGTAATTTCAGATGCTTTTGTATAaacttgttttttaaataatcctTTTATCAAAATTAATTGTTAGAAATGATTCATCGACTTTTACACAAGCAAAATGATAACATTGTTATCAAATACATACTGTAGGCTATGACTGTGGCAGTTTGAGGTAGCTACAAGTTTTATGTGGTTAAATCTTAATATAAACATTCTAAACTACTTACCTGACCCAACTTTACTTAAAACTGTATTGTACTGGAAAACTGTATTTCCATTATATCCTTCACTAAGAAGATGTAGGGTGGGGGTTGATGAAGCGTAATCTACTGTGTCATCACATTTGAgttgcattgtgtgatttagagCTGCCTGAAGTGTACATATGAGTAGGCTCACTCCCTCTGTCAAAATCAAGGAGTTGAGTGTCTGTCAGCAGAAACTTCAATCACCCACTTAACAAAGTGGAATGGAGTTCCAAAATAGCGTAGGGGATTCCCCCAAAGGAAGTGCTTATAGGGAAGTTAGCGAGTGATGTTTAAAGTGAAGTGAAACGCAGCCCTGGTCCCGTGGAAACCATAGTAATTGCGTTCACTCTGAGACCAGAAAGTAATCACAAAAATGTTGAGCGTGAtactgaggttgcattttcactctaaaattacatatttaccCCACtaatagttaggtttagggttggggtttgggttagggtgtaaGGATGATAAAATACGCATTACTGTTGGCTATGTTACACCATTTACTGTTACTTGCTTTggcaccaccctgtggacatttcaactcAACAACACcttcagctttggccactgggggcagtggttttgaatttcagtaagcacagaccgaattCAACAGCAGAACTTTAGACCTCCTgtcactgaattcacagtgtgaccAGACCGAATGAAAATGCCAAAGCcaaattaaattagttaaattcatattttttatatacataacTTAATACTATACATACAATTCTAACACTTACATGATCTTTTCAAAATAAGTTCAAATAACAACATAATAACACGTAAAGTTGTCGTGAAATTCATAATATTTAAAGGTTAGCATTACTTAAAATCTACTGTAAGGTAGCGCTTCAAGTAAATCATTAAGTCATAAGTGTTCAATTGTCAAAAAAGTTTTGGAagcccttgtttatttaaatagtTGATTCACAGCAAAAACTGCTCACTAGCTTTAAGTGTCTAGGCATACAACGTTTGATACTATGTGGATTATAACATCAGCATTTCAAAGATAAAGCTGTATCAGCAGTTTTGGAGAAATCAAACATCCATCTAATATGTCATTCCCTCAGAGCGATGGATGAAAGATGGATAGAGGGGCACAGTTCTTTCCTTCATCTATGTCACATGGGTTGTAGAATGGATAGAGTGGCACTGGAACAGTTCCCATGTAGAAGGAGAAGAGTGGCATCATGGTGACAGCATTGTAGAAAGACACCTCCTCTTTATCACAGTCCAGGAAGATTCCAATGCGGATGAGATTGGCGGAAGCACGCACCTGTGTAGGCTTTGGGTGGGTGCAGGCTGTGACAGAGCCATTTCTTAGGGACAAAGTCCACAATCCGTTTAACGTGGAGGAGGAGTCCATCTCCCCGCGGTGGACGTCTGCTCTGGCCACGCCCACTCTCCAGGCGGTTTTGTCCTTCACTTTCACCTCCCAGTAATGGCGCCCATAATTGAAACCCTCTGACCCCATCACACAATAGTAGTAGTGGAAGCGCTTTGGGTTCCTCTCTGCTGGGTTCTCATCAGGCACCTCCTTGTCCTCCTCGAAAATCACAGAGGTCCTCTCAGCAGACAGGGTCAGCAGGGGATGTGCCGTTTCAGGGTCAAAAGTCAAAGTAGATATGTCTATGTGTGAAAAGGGGGTAAggtgtgaaataaaaataaaaaataataattgaatcaGATTAATCAGTGATATGTAGTATAATATAAGAAgcatgcattcattgtttttccttattaaaaaattattaaccccTAAGGAATTTAATAGTACATTGGATAAATATGTTTGAAATCATGTACGCTCACATTAGCTGAAGACTACTCATTTTATCTTGGTAATCCCGCTATTATCTCATCTGAGAGCTCAGCCCTGTagatccacacaatgcaagtaaatggtggccagaaccagaaggtccaaaaagtatataaaggcagtATAAGAGTATTTCACATGCTCCAGTGGTTCAATAAATATCTTCAGAACCGATataataggtgagggtgagaaaccctttaatttaagtcctttttttaccataaattatcctccctgcccagtaggtgtcaatatgcacaaaaaatgcaaATCGACAAAAATAatagaagaatgttaaagtgaaagtggatatttatactAAAGATATACTTTAATATTTATCAGTTTCTCACCAACACATAGATATCTGCAACCTGACCTAGGCTGGACAGGACTCAAACACCCATTTCCCGGTTTCAGTCGGGTTCGGGTCAGCTTTTCAAGTTGGACTCGGGTTCGTGTTGGATTCAGGTTTGTAAttgctgaaaaaataaacaggcctaccaAACTTGTTTTGCCATTCACACCaaaagtgttttttcatttgtctgCTCTTTTTGTTCAATGTTTTACTATGTAAACACttgctggacgaatgtctttgactgttgtctCTCTGTTTCCtcagtgtctcatgcaggaccggcacattttaaaaatcaaagtCAAGTTAAAACACCTGTGTTCTATTGCATTAGTTGTACTGTGTATAGATTGTTTTTAAATTCAATGTTCTAAACAAGTTCAGACtccaaagaggtgactgttacattGTTTAACATTATACCAGATTTTTCTGCACCAAgtaaagtttcagcacttgataaatggtatggcaatgtttttttcccttcttCTCTAGTGTACCGAGGGGCTGCCATGCTTGTTACTTGTTAAAGATTTTAACAAGGAaagcatatcacttctgaagatccatatcttcagaacttAAACACTGCAGTCTCATGGatgattttatgctgcctttacatgctttttggaccttcaaaattctggccaccattcacattcattgtatggacctacagagctgagatattcttctaaaaatctttgtttgtgagaaaattatgagagatttaacatttttgggtgaactatccctttaacgcaaATAAAAACAAGGCTGCAAGAGACACACGTCATGCATTcttgaagctgaagtgtgtaactttttaggtcttaaatactttctcctttctcagcttaaaatgcagagactataagtaagccattcgtaggtcaATTTTATCGAAAACTGTCTCTGAGGCATTATAAAATTCCTCTGATTAATTTGATTGGCTCATCCAGCCTGACCtcacaacattggctcaaccaatggcatgagtttggggcgagaCATGATTGTTTGATCAACATCTGATGGGGGCATACTCGGAAAGCTGTTTGAAGAgaatgtttattatttatattccATTCAGTGGCGccagtgtcacagaaattacacacttcagttaAAGGTCATGGGTCACATTTAACTTTTACAACCAGAGGTTTGGTCAACTGGAATTTTTGTTTTGGTaagatatatttatattgtgttgttgGCTGAATGATTGACCCCAATGTATACAACTGTATTAACAGACCCATTGACACTTGCAGTAAATGTGGCATCTACCCTGACTAAAATACAAGACAACTGCCATATTGGCCTgcctaaaataaacaaacaattattgACTGCACCTTTGGAAAGAGGGTGAGTCTATGAATGGTTGTGACACTTTTTGATAGGTTTTCTATACTTGGGTGGGGgcaattaaaatatttagaatttcTGTACTTGGGTAGAGGGATGTTTTCATGTGTTTCCAGATCCTGTACTGAATGGGTCCCACAAACTGACCAGAGCAGATCTCACTGTCTACTGGTGCAGGACGCATGAAAGTCACCTCACATCTAATAAAGAGAGACAAGGCAAATTAACATTATGAAAACAGACAAATGGGCGATGAGCAGATTTCAAGACAGAGAAAAGAATGGCAGCGATGATGTTGATTCTCAGTAAATTAGATaccaagaaagaaagaaggaaatgtAGTTGTAGAGTAGTAACTTGCCTTTTCAGAAGCTCTTTGATTTCCTAAATGGATGAAAATATAGTGTTTAAAACATGATCCCTCACATTCAAAGTCATGTTTTACTGCCTAGAGACAGCAGTCAGCTCTACAGATTCCTCAGACACTCATTCAGTCATGTGATTGTTGAGGCACTTAGTGCATTGAAAAGTGTCAGGTGGCATCTAGCATATTctgtgggtgaactaaccctgtaATATTAAAGATCCCATCAACATCACACATCAAGCtataatttcacatttaaatgcACAGGATGTGGCAGTTTAGGCAGAATGCAGCAAATGGCTAAATCCTTTACCACTAAAGATTAATTGAATGAACCTTCAATAAATTAGACGATCCATAGAGGATAAAGTCTAAGGCCAGTGCAGGCCAAACCATACGACTCCAGCTCAGATAACAGCTTAAAGATAAAGACTTTCACTACTTAAGCTGTCTCTTTAAATAACCTAAAATTGCAATCCACCTTCAGAAGTTTGGGACTGTCATCTTCCCTCAGTTTGCAGTTCAAAGTCTCGATGGCTCTCTCAAGATCTCTTCCCTGCATGGCAATCTTCTTCTCCCTGTCTTTTAAGATCTTAACTCGTTTGTCCCTTTCTTTCCTCAATCGATCCAGGTCtatctcctcctcctcatccaggAAGCGATGAAGATTCTGGAACTCTGCTCGGACTTCCCGCTCAATCTCTTCACATTTGTTCTGTGATAgagagaggaggaagagaaagACATTAATGACCTAATCCTCTTAATCAGATGATTGGATTGTTTTTGTGACCAGATCTTGTGAAAAACATCATtacttgcattattttttaaatggaaatggaACAATCTAATGCCTGTCTCACACTGATCTCTGAAAGACTTGATTCTGATTGATTAATTGCATCATTCAgcagtcaaatatttttgaaatggGATGATTCTCACAAATTGCAATTCCCTGGTCCAATTTTACTCCATAATCAAGagaaacaaaaactaaactaTAGCCTACTGTGTTTTGCATATAGAAAGTAAAGCCATTTTAAGGGCCTTTAAGATTAttcacattgtgacattattttcatgtcagttacgcacattttaccccaattctcattaccgcgatggaaaaagatggtcattgtgatattctcattaccacaacgtgaaattaattatttattatttaaattgtaaagaaaTAACACAACATAGTAGTATTTTCTTggtaattattttcttttctctgattttaatttaaaatctgtaataaaaaataaaataaaaggctaTGTTATCCCTTACTTGTATTTTATGACTCATTGTATCTTTTCATGTGAGCCAATAAATGGTTTGTGCATGAAGGAAAGACTATTTatactcactcagtcactcataTTACACAAGTAAACAACCCAATACCTCAACCTCCAGTGCTTCCATAAAGGTGTTGTTTTCAGCTTCATAACATTCATCAATTTCATGTTTAATCTTTTTAATAGCGTGAATAAGCTTCTCCTGAAACATaagcacagacacatacacacagccaGTTTGTAGTAATGCAAAAGGTTACTCAGTATGTACATTAATtagattttgatacattttgtgcaTTAACCCTAACCTTAATCTCTAATTCTTTAACAAATGTAAAGATTTGAAATGTATCGTTTGAAAGAGTCAAAATAACATAAGCGGTTAACCTTATATCAATATTACAATCCATGTGTAattcacactgtatatttttGTCAAACTTTGTCATGGCTTATTTTTTTGAAGCTGACACTTAATTCTTACCTTTTGGTCACAGAGATGAGATATATTAAAGCTGTTCTTTGTGTCCTTCATGTGATTTGTGTGCATCCCAGTTTTCCTTGTCACAGCAAAGCAGACAGTCAGAAATCTAGGATCTCATAAATGAGTGAGGGGTTAATTtaaatagatgtgtgtgtgtgtgtgtgtgtgttagagagagagagagagagcgagagagagagagagagagagagagagagagagagagagagagagagagagaaggacaaaTGCAATAGGAGAGTAATTTATCAAAAGAGGGTGACAGAGAGATTGGTTAGTGTGAAATAATAACAGAGGCTGGAAGTGACCAGCACATACACCTAAtctacaataaacaatatttaagttaaaataattatCACCAATGGCACGAGTCATAGAGGATTTGCCGTCACATTATAAGATGCTAACACAGTAGAATAGCAGAGGGGGGTATTGTGGGGTTCACAGCTGTCTCCCAGCACTGAATTATGGGAATGAGGCAAAAGCAttctatttctgtctgtctatttctaTCTTCTGACGAGAGTTTACGTCAGGGAACAGAGGCAGACTATTACAGGGAGAAAGACAAATAGAAGGGGCGGTGTGAGGTTTATGTTTCACTGTTAGTACATGACacaaatgtatgtgtatgtgcacaaATGAGAAAGAATATGGAGAGAAACTGAGAGTGTATACCAGTGTTGTATGTGCATACAGAGGGAAGATTATGTTTCATAAAGTGCTGTCTTTGTggcaaacatttttcaaatatttttgtgaagtACTAGAGGGCATTGCTTAAGGACAAGAACAACTCCTTTGTGGATAAAAAgtaatctctctctccctctctctctctctctttcagccaGGGCACTGTATTATTCATGGATCTATCCTGAGTGTTCGACTGCTGAGACCAAGATGCAAACTCAGTAAAAGAAGAAAGAGGAATGTTTTTAAATCtgtcacacacatcacatacaacACAGCTATACAGAATGCTTCTCATTTTCAGACAATTTCAGTCTCCcatttaaagaaaattacatATTACATTTGGCTTCACAGACTATGatgtcaaatattttattttctttatttataagaTCAAATGGTTTGAAAAACAGCtaactgtttatttttctttttttcttttctttcttttgatacTCCTgactattgttttatttattatttgttaaattaaaaatataatttattaacatattgatttgtaaattaattaatacattaattggttaatttattcatctttatttattttttatttcattttgaatgtacttgttGTCATTAAAAAAGCTTCAAATTATTCTTCTTATATCTTATTTCTTATTCTTATTTTGCCTGCTTGCCAATGTAATAAATTACTGCAACTAaatcattttataataataa
This genomic window contains:
- the LOC127656315 gene encoding zinc-binding protein A33-like, translated to MHTNHMKDTKNSFNISHLCDQKEKLIHAIKKIKHEIDECYEAENNTFMEALEVENKCEEIEREVRAEFQNLHRFLDEEEEIDLDRLRKERDKRVKILKDREKKIAMQGRDLERAIETLNCKLREDDSPKLLKEIKELLKRCEVTFMRPAPVDSEICSGQFVGPIQYRIWKHMKTSLYPNISTLTFDPETAHPLLTLSAERTSVIFEEDKEVPDENPAERNPKRFHYYYCVMGSEGFNYGRHYWEVKVKDKTAWRVGVARADVHRGEMDSSSTLNGLWTLSLRNGSVTACTHPKPTQVRASANLIRIGIFLDCDKEEVSFYNAVTMMPLFSFYMGTVPVPLYPFYNPCDIDEGKNCAPLSIFHPSL